In Campylobacter sp. 2014D-0216, the following proteins share a genomic window:
- the purH gene encoding bifunctional phosphoribosylaminoimidazolecarboxamide formyltransferase/IMP cyclohydrolase — MKALISVSDKEGVVEFASELAKLGFELLSTGGTYKLLKENNLQVQEVSDFTQSPEMFEGRVKTLHPKIHGGILYKREDENHQKQAKEHHIESIDLLCVNLYPFKKTTIMTQDFDEIVENIDIGGPAMIRSGAKNFKNVIVVCDILDYDKIIQALKENTLDLDFRRSLMIKAYEHTANYDAYIANYMNERFNGGFGASKFIVGQKVFDTKYGENPHQKGALYEFDDFFTHNFTTLKGEASFNNLTDINAALNLASAFDKAPAVAIVKHANACGFAIKENLLQSYIHALKCDTLSAYGGVVAINGTLDKELAQKINEIYIEVIIAANVDDEALEVFKDKKRIKIFTQKAPFLTRAYDKYDFKHIDGGFVYQDSDEVKEDELKNAVLKSERKASEEELKDLEIAMKIAAFTKSNNVVYVKNGAMVAIGMGMTSRIDAAKAAISKAKEMGLDLQGCVLASEAFFPFRDSIDEASKIGVKAIIEPGGSIRDEDIIQAANEYGIALYFSGVRHFLH; from the coding sequence ATGAAAGCACTCATTAGTGTAAGCGACAAAGAAGGTGTTGTAGAATTTGCAAGCGAACTTGCAAAGCTAGGTTTTGAACTTTTATCTACTGGTGGTACATATAAACTTTTAAAAGAAAACAACCTACAAGTGCAAGAAGTAAGTGATTTTACTCAAAGCCCAGAAATGTTTGAAGGGCGTGTAAAAACCTTACATCCAAAAATTCATGGCGGAATTTTATATAAAAGAGAAGATGAAAATCATCAAAAACAAGCCAAAGAACATCACATCGAAAGCATTGATTTGCTGTGCGTAAATTTATATCCTTTTAAAAAAACAACCATTATGACACAAGATTTTGATGAGATTGTTGAAAATATTGACATTGGCGGCCCAGCAATGATACGCAGTGGTGCAAAAAACTTTAAAAATGTCATTGTTGTTTGTGATATTTTAGATTATGACAAAATCATTCAAGCTTTAAAAGAAAATACCTTAGATCTTGATTTTAGAAGATCTTTAATGATCAAAGCATACGAGCATACTGCAAATTATGATGCATATATAGCAAACTACATGAATGAGCGCTTCAATGGTGGCTTTGGGGCAAGTAAATTTATCGTAGGACAGAAAGTTTTTGATACAAAATACGGAGAAAATCCTCATCAAAAAGGTGCTTTGTATGAATTTGATGACTTTTTCACACATAATTTTACAACCTTAAAAGGCGAAGCAAGTTTTAACAACCTAACCGATATCAATGCGGCTTTAAACTTAGCAAGCGCTTTTGATAAAGCCCCTGCAGTGGCAATTGTAAAACACGCCAATGCCTGTGGTTTTGCTATAAAAGAAAATCTACTTCAAAGTTACATCCACGCATTAAAATGTGACACCTTAAGTGCTTATGGCGGAGTTGTTGCGATCAATGGAACCTTAGATAAAGAATTAGCACAAAAAATTAATGAAATTTATATCGAAGTAATCATTGCTGCAAATGTAGATGATGAAGCATTGGAAGTATTTAAAGATAAAAAACGTATTAAAATTTTCACACAAAAAGCACCATTTTTAACTAGAGCTTACGACAAATACGACTTCAAGCATATTGATGGTGGCTTCGTATATCAAGATAGTGACGAAGTTAAAGAAGATGAGCTAAAAAATGCGGTTTTAAAAAGCGAAAGAAAAGCGAGCGAAGAAGAATTAAAAGACCTTGAAATAGCTATGAAAATTGCCGCATTCACCAAGTCAAACAACGTAGTATATGTAAAAAATGGTGCTATGGTAGCTATTGGCATGGGTATGACAAGTCGTATTGATGCGGCTAAAGCAGCTATTAGCAAGGCAAAAGAAATGGGGCTTGATTTGCAAGGTTGCGTTTTAGCAAGTGAAGCATTTTTTCCTTTTAGAGATAGCATTGATGAGGCTAGCAAAATCGGAGTAAAAGCCATTATCGAGCCAGGTGGAAGCATAAGAGATGAGGATATTATCCAAGCAGCTAATGAATATGGCATTGCATTAT
- a CDS encoding DnaJ domain-containing protein — translation MLFVLLILAILAFYWYYKTWGKDDLLGSFKKGAKSFSQGFKQGYHEERIDGFKRRLNYYVIALLAKIAKSDGRVSENEANMISQILDYNAKDSKEREFLKQCFNEHKNTLNDTYEVAKELIKEVPLPQQERINIFNVLVAMALIDGEVNHAKKEVLMSIIRAFGLDANLLDKLLNSMKTQNSNMNLQKACKILGVNENITLQELKKRYRELAKKYHPDILNANHSDEAKIKEGVKKFQEVNESYEFLKQYIERKN, via the coding sequence ATGCTTTTTGTTTTATTAATATTAGCAATTTTGGCATTTTATTGGTATTATAAAACATGGGGAAAAGATGATCTTTTGGGCTCTTTTAAAAAAGGAGCCAAAAGCTTTTCTCAAGGCTTTAAACAAGGCTACCATGAAGAAAGAATTGATGGTTTTAAAAGAAGACTAAACTACTATGTTATAGCACTTTTAGCAAAAATCGCAAAAAGCGATGGCAGGGTAAGTGAAAACGAAGCCAATATGATTTCACAAATTCTTGATTATAATGCCAAAGATTCAAAAGAAAGAGAATTTTTAAAACAGTGCTTCAATGAACACAAAAACACTTTAAATGATACTTATGAAGTAGCCAAAGAACTTATCAAAGAAGTGCCTTTACCACAGCAAGAACGAATTAATATTTTTAATGTTTTAGTTGCAATGGCTTTAATAGACGGAGAAGTCAATCATGCAAAAAAAGAAGTTTTAATGTCTATCATACGAGCTTTTGGACTAGATGCAAATTTACTTGATAAGCTTTTAAATTCCATGAAAACTCAAAATTCAAACATGAATTTACAAAAAGCATGTAAAATTTTAGGAGTAAATGAAAATATAACATTACAAGAACTGAAAAAACGTTATAGAGAACTTGCTAAAAAATACCATCCTGATATTTTAAATGCTAATCACAGCGATGAAGCCAAAATAAAAGAAGGTGTAAAAAAATTTCAAGAAGTTAACGAATCTTATGAATTTTTAAAACAATACATAGAAAGGAAAAACTAA